The Planktothrix tepida PCC 9214 genome has a segment encoding these proteins:
- a CDS encoding DUF655 domain-containing protein, producing the protein MNKLRQISLRLGLILLWAGGLGACVKTSSQSVLKPRLDSLEQDALIQVYFNHSEASVYPEPYRQSLRFGDNLEQVIIDTIHQGTSTIDIAVQEFRLPNIAQALVERHQAGVKIRVIVENTYRRPWSQFTATEIQQLPEREQERYQEFILLADVNQDGKVGPEESQQRDALMLLENAGIPMIDDTEDGSKGTGLMHHKFMVVDGKNVIITSANWTTSDVHGDFKTLESQGNANNLLKIESSKLAQLMTQEFNLMWGDGVGKKKDSLFGINKPFRGHQTILVGNTPVTVQFSPTSQKQPWQNSTNGLIQQELQKTQQSFDFALFVFSDQKIVNTLEKKHQNQVLIQGLIDPSFAYRSYSEGLDMMGISLVNQCRYEAENKPWKQPISTVGSPNLPPSDRLHHKFGIIDHKIVITGSHNWTEAANTQNDETLIIINNTTVATHFKREFERLYQNSALGIPTWLLTKVEKDLKACGDSIVTTSNSYQSVKPLNSGSSDIKINLNTATQAELETLPGVGAKLAQNIIAARQKKPFTSLEDLDQVSGVGPKLLEKIRDRITW; encoded by the coding sequence GTGAATAAATTGCGTCAAATTTCACTGCGGTTAGGGTTAATACTATTATGGGCTGGGGGTCTGGGTGCTTGTGTGAAAACATCCTCCCAGTCTGTATTAAAACCTCGTTTAGATTCTTTAGAACAAGATGCTTTAATTCAAGTTTATTTTAATCATTCTGAAGCTTCTGTTTATCCAGAACCCTATCGTCAATCTTTGCGGTTTGGGGATAATTTAGAACAAGTTATTATTGATACAATTCATCAAGGAACATCAACAATTGATATCGCGGTTCAAGAATTTCGTTTACCGAATATTGCTCAAGCGTTAGTGGAACGTCACCAAGCTGGGGTGAAGATACGAGTTATTGTAGAAAATACTTATCGCCGTCCTTGGAGTCAATTTACAGCCACCGAAATTCAGCAGTTACCTGAACGAGAGCAGGAGCGATATCAGGAGTTTATCTTACTAGCAGATGTTAATCAGGATGGAAAAGTTGGCCCAGAGGAAAGTCAGCAACGAGACGCTTTAATGTTATTAGAAAACGCTGGAATTCCGATGATTGACGATACGGAAGATGGCTCCAAAGGGACAGGGTTAATGCACCATAAATTTATGGTCGTTGATGGAAAGAATGTTATCATTACGTCTGCTAACTGGACAACCAGTGATGTTCATGGAGATTTTAAAACCTTAGAAAGTCAAGGAAATGCCAATAATTTATTAAAAATTGAAAGTTCCAAATTAGCCCAATTAATGACTCAAGAGTTTAATTTAATGTGGGGGGATGGGGTTGGGAAAAAAAAGGATAGTTTATTTGGAATTAATAAACCTTTTCGAGGTCATCAAACAATTTTAGTCGGGAATACTCCTGTAACCGTTCAATTTTCTCCGACTTCTCAAAAACAACCTTGGCAAAACAGTACCAATGGTTTAATTCAACAAGAATTACAGAAAACTCAACAATCCTTTGATTTTGCTTTGTTTGTATTTTCAGATCAAAAAATTGTCAATACCTTAGAAAAAAAACATCAAAATCAGGTCTTAATTCAAGGCTTAATTGATCCGAGCTTTGCCTATCGTTCCTATAGTGAAGGGTTGGATATGATGGGAATTTCCTTAGTTAATCAATGCCGTTATGAAGCGGAAAATAAGCCTTGGAAACAACCCATTTCAACGGTAGGAAGTCCGAATTTACCTCCGAGCGATCGCTTACATCATAAATTTGGAATTATTGATCATAAAATTGTGATTACAGGTTCCCATAATTGGACAGAAGCCGCCAATACTCAAAATGATGAAACTTTGATAATTATTAATAATACAACAGTTGCTACTCATTTTAAGCGAGAATTTGAACGATTATATCAAAATTCAGCTTTAGGGATTCCCACTTGGCTATTAACAAAAGTCGAAAAAGATTTAAAAGCCTGTGGGGATTCTATTGTTACAACATCTAATTCTTATCAATCTGTAAAACCTTTAAATTCAGGGTCTTCAGATATTAAAATTAATCTCAATACAGCAACCCAAGCGGAATTAGAAACCTTACCCGGAGTCGGTGCAAAATTAGCTCAAAATATTATAGCGGCTCGACAGAAAAAACCCTTTACTTCCCTCGAAGATTTAGATCAGGTGTCCGGCGTTGGGCCAAAATTATTAGAAAAAATCCGCGATCGCATTACTTGGTAA
- a CDS encoding DUF7682 family zinc-binding protein, with product MPKRKRTFPCGHKGYGKLCHRCNQQEVTQDSQHQAIEDKRTKKLEWEASFAQDIIDLRGLPDYVVIKARAIIAGLNDQKSYRDFGGKRLRHNRFIISIPVTRNYRMLCQDSGTFLVPQKVLSHEDYNVCKPGD from the coding sequence ATGCCAAAACGAAAGAGGACATTTCCCTGTGGCCATAAAGGATATGGGAAACTTTGTCATCGTTGTAATCAACAAGAAGTGACACAGGATTCCCAACATCAGGCTATTGAGGACAAACGAACTAAAAAACTAGAATGGGAAGCCTCCTTTGCTCAGGATATTATTGACCTGAGAGGCTTACCAGATTATGTCGTGATTAAAGCCAGGGCCATTATTGCTGGCTTAAATGACCAGAAAAGTTATCGAGACTTTGGGGGGAAGCGACTTCGCCATAATCGGTTTATTATCAGTATTCCCGTAACGCGGAATTATCGGATGCTTTGTCAAGATAGTGGTACTTTCCTCGTTCCCCAAAAAGTTCTTTCCCATGAAGATTACAACGTTTGTAAACCGGGAGATTAA
- a CDS encoding cysteine desulfurase family protein, producing the protein MQIYLDYSATTPPHAEVMTLMQRVMAQQWGNPSSLHEWGQRAATVLERSRIQVAHLINAPPESIIFTSGGTEADNLAILGVARQYAQPQHLIISTVEHSAIAEPVRMLEQWGWQVTRLPVDCRGRIHPLDLQAAIQPNTVLVSVIYGQSEVGTLQPIEILGKIAHSQGILFHTDAVQVAGRLPLDVQQLPVDLLSLSSHKLYGPQGAGALYVRDTVTLTPLLAGGGQEFQLRSGTQGVPTLAGFGLACELAAQEMATETPRLIRLRDRLFDLLADVPYLLPTGDRLNRLPHHVSFSVIPPKHIDPATLTGKTLVRQLNLAGIGISAGSACSSGKLSPSPILLAMGYDETVALGGIRFTLGRDTTEADIDWTAMVLKQVLERLIPNQLLAMSV; encoded by the coding sequence ATGCAAATTTATCTCGACTATAGTGCAACCACTCCTCCCCATGCTGAAGTGATGACCCTGATGCAAAGGGTGATGGCTCAACAGTGGGGAAATCCTTCGAGTCTTCATGAGTGGGGTCAAAGAGCCGCAACGGTTTTAGAACGATCTCGAATACAAGTGGCTCATCTGATTAATGCTCCACCGGAATCGATTATTTTTACTTCCGGGGGAACTGAAGCGGACAATTTGGCGATTTTAGGGGTAGCCCGTCAATATGCTCAACCCCAACATTTGATTATTTCTACGGTGGAACATTCGGCTATTGCGGAACCGGTGCGAATGCTGGAACAATGGGGATGGCAAGTCACCCGATTACCCGTAGACTGTCGCGGACGGATTCACCCCTTGGACTTACAAGCGGCCATTCAACCGAATACGGTGTTAGTGTCGGTTATTTATGGTCAAAGTGAAGTAGGAACACTGCAACCGATTGAAATCTTAGGTAAAATAGCCCATTCCCAGGGGATTTTATTCCATACCGACGCGGTACAGGTAGCCGGACGTTTACCCCTGGATGTGCAGCAGTTACCCGTTGATTTATTATCCCTATCCAGTCATAAATTATATGGCCCCCAAGGAGCCGGGGCGTTATATGTTCGGGATACGGTAACGTTAACGCCGTTGTTAGCCGGAGGCGGACAGGAATTTCAATTGCGTTCAGGGACGCAGGGGGTTCCCACCCTTGCGGGATTTGGGTTAGCCTGCGAATTAGCCGCCCAGGAAATGGCCACGGAAACCCCTCGGTTAATTCGGTTGCGCGATCGCTTATTTGACTTATTGGCTGATGTACCCTATTTATTACCCACAGGCGATCGCTTAAATCGTTTACCCCATCATGTCAGTTTCTCTGTTATTCCCCCAAAACACATTGACCCCGCCACCCTAACCGGAAAAACCCTGGTTCGTCAACTGAATTTAGCCGGAATTGGCATTAGTGCAGGTTCGGCTTGTAGCAGTGGTAAACTCAGTCCCAGTCCGATTTTATTAGCGATGGGATATGACGAAACTGTGGCTTTAGGGGGAATTCGGTTTACCTTGGGACGGGATACCACCGAAGCAGATATTGATTGGACAGCAATGGTTCTGAAACAAGTCTTAGAACGCTTGATTCCCAATCAGTTGTTAGCCATGAGTGTTTAA
- a CDS encoding DNA methylase, translating into MLNTFEQQLHSYSQIAEQIPDNLESGKFITVERVPPLKVYSLGFQPAKFIPEIPRWFLKKYAVPACTILDPFCGSGTTLLEAIQQNISAYWLDYHPLSRLICQVKTTVFSTQEILEATTQIIEKVSTQKFAPATINFSNKDFWFQQPVQEGLELLREQILLADYSLQPLLWLAFSSTVRKTSNMNDGMILAARRSHIEKIPIRSRSDVFQYFQHYVKQSIEAFGEWNPFLKNFTAQIQQLSSQDARQLPEPLTVDAIITSPPYINAIDYVWASKFELHWLGLVNSNQERLNLYSQEIGTERIPKQECKELGKTGYLHLDQLIENIYFGKKYQATSGQNQLRSRVVYKYFMDMKLHFLQSLQVLKKGGYYCFSVGDVSNICGVEIPVASLLSEIACDLGFKKIFNFNLLLKNRRLNLPRNVNWAGTIKHDTIIVLEKIN; encoded by the coding sequence ATGCTCAACACATTTGAACAACAGTTGCATTCCTATTCACAGATTGCAGAGCAAATTCCTGATAATCTGGAGTCTGGAAAGTTTATAACTGTTGAAAGAGTTCCCCCTCTAAAAGTCTATTCTTTAGGATTCCAACCTGCAAAATTTATCCCAGAGATTCCTCGTTGGTTTCTCAAAAAATACGCTGTTCCTGCTTGTACAATTCTTGACCCATTTTGTGGCTCCGGTACAACTTTATTAGAAGCCATTCAACAAAATATTTCAGCCTACTGGTTAGACTATCACCCTCTCAGTCGTTTAATTTGCCAAGTTAAAACCACTGTATTTTCAACCCAGGAGATTTTAGAAGCAACAACCCAAATTATCGAAAAAGTATCTACCCAAAAGTTTGCACCCGCAACCATCAATTTTTCCAATAAAGATTTTTGGTTTCAGCAGCCTGTACAAGAAGGATTAGAACTTTTAAGAGAACAGATTCTATTAGCTGACTATAGCCTTCAACCTTTACTTTGGTTAGCATTTAGCTCAACCGTTAGAAAGACTTCAAATATGAATGATGGTATGATTTTGGCAGCCCGACGTTCCCATATTGAGAAAATCCCTATTCGTTCCCGTTCAGATGTATTTCAATATTTTCAACACTATGTTAAACAATCTATTGAAGCTTTTGGGGAATGGAACCCTTTCTTAAAAAACTTTACGGCTCAAATTCAACAACTATCTTCTCAAGATGCTCGACAACTGCCAGAACCCTTAACAGTTGATGCAATTATTACTTCTCCACCCTATATTAATGCGATTGATTATGTTTGGGCTTCTAAGTTTGAACTGCATTGGTTAGGATTGGTAAATAGTAACCAGGAACGTTTAAATTTATACTCTCAAGAAATCGGAACTGAACGAATTCCCAAGCAGGAGTGTAAAGAATTAGGAAAAACGGGTTATTTGCATTTAGATCAGTTGATCGAAAATATCTATTTTGGTAAAAAATATCAAGCAACTTCGGGTCAAAATCAACTTAGATCCAGAGTTGTTTATAAATATTTTATGGATATGAAGTTACATTTTTTACAGAGTTTACAGGTATTAAAAAAAGGTGGGTATTACTGTTTTTCTGTAGGCGATGTTAGCAATATTTGTGGCGTGGAAATTCCTGTAGCATCTCTTTTGTCAGAAATTGCTTGTGACTTAGGCTTTAAGAAAATATTCAATTTCAACCTTCTTTTAAAAAATCGACGTTTGAATCTACCCAGAAACGTTAATTGGGCTGGAACTATTAAACATGATACTATTATTGTGCTGGAGAAAATAAATTAA
- a CDS encoding DUF1995 family protein translates to MSQLPNSLEEAIEQAKQATKAALADDYKLIQVELVFPEIELQAQSIAQEFIPAIEEPNHQLVVLFPDTGAAALARRDWGETSFRVTDLGTSRSPVETRLEPEDQQFLVVSPSAVEVAQVEKLYQLAGDRPVILLNPKLEDLAIIGIGYAARQLRERFIKTIESCYYLKALEGAALRRCYPSMWEVWLEIDGQYQLITEQPTKPVGDELDLILAQVTQESDESVAQPVQRPKKGVLSGLQNFIRALSR, encoded by the coding sequence ATGTCTCAACTACCTAACAGTTTAGAAGAAGCAATTGAACAAGCTAAACAAGCAACAAAAGCGGCATTAGCCGATGATTATAAATTAATTCAAGTTGAATTAGTGTTCCCTGAAATTGAACTACAAGCTCAATCTATCGCTCAAGAATTTATTCCGGCGATAGAAGAACCGAATCATCAATTAGTGGTATTGTTCCCCGATACCGGTGCCGCAGCCTTAGCTCGTCGGGACTGGGGAGAAACTTCTTTTCGGGTGACAGATTTAGGAACCTCCCGTTCTCCGGTTGAAACCCGATTAGAGCCAGAAGATCAACAGTTTTTAGTCGTCTCTCCCTCTGCGGTGGAAGTGGCGCAGGTGGAAAAATTGTACCAATTAGCCGGAGATCGCCCCGTAATTTTACTGAATCCAAAGCTTGAAGATCTTGCTATTATAGGAATAGGATATGCTGCTCGTCAGTTACGCGAACGGTTTATCAAGACTATTGAGTCTTGCTATTACCTCAAAGCCTTAGAAGGTGCTGCGCTCAGACGTTGTTATCCTTCAATGTGGGAAGTTTGGTTAGAAATTGATGGGCAGTACCAGTTGATCACTGAGCAGCCGACAAAACCCGTCGGCGATGAACTGGATCTAATTCTGGCACAGGTGACTCAAGAAAGTGATGAGTCAGTGGCACAACCTGTCCAACGGCCCAAAAAAGGTGTTTTGTCTGGACTTCAGAATTTTATTCGCGCCTTAAGCCGATGA
- a CDS encoding metallophosphoesterase family protein, with amino-acid sequence MLTRRIVIGDVHGHYDGLMTLLERIAPGANDQVYFLGDLIDRGPKSAQVVEFVKNSPYHCLRGNHEQLMLNALPEDGKNPQAWQAWLYSGGMTTITSYQDLGIIPRDHVHWMASLPLYVDLGDVWLVHAGVHPKMSIKEQDEAEFCWIRREFHNIPKPYFANKLIIIGHTITFTFDGIEPGNLVQGQGWLGIDTGVYHARSGWLTGLDITNKKVYQVNVLHNNQIRILPLNRIVTHLKPPSLLARLSYVRP; translated from the coding sequence ATGTTGACTCGACGCATTGTTATTGGTGACGTACATGGGCATTATGACGGGCTAATGACCCTTTTAGAGCGTATTGCTCCGGGTGCAAATGATCAAGTGTATTTTTTGGGGGATTTAATTGATCGTGGCCCCAAAAGTGCCCAGGTGGTCGAATTCGTCAAAAATAGCCCGTATCATTGTTTAAGGGGCAACCATGAACAATTGATGTTAAATGCTTTGCCGGAGGACGGAAAAAATCCTCAAGCTTGGCAAGCATGGTTGTATAGTGGCGGTATGACGACAATTACCAGTTATCAAGATTTAGGAATTATTCCTAGGGATCATGTGCACTGGATGGCTTCTTTACCTTTATATGTCGATTTAGGAGATGTTTGGCTGGTTCATGCGGGTGTTCATCCCAAAATGTCCATTAAAGAACAAGATGAAGCGGAATTTTGTTGGATACGGCGAGAATTTCACAATATCCCTAAACCCTATTTTGCCAATAAATTAATTATTATCGGTCATACCATTACGTTTACCTTTGATGGCATTGAACCCGGTAATTTAGTTCAAGGCCAAGGATGGTTAGGAATTGATACGGGGGTTTATCATGCCAGAAGTGGCTGGTTAACGGGATTGGATATTACGAATAAAAAAGTGTATCAGGTGAATGTTCTGCATAATAATCAAATTCGGATTTTACCCTTAAATCGGATTGTTACCCATTTAAAACCGCCTTCTTTGTTGGCGCGATTAAGTTATGTTAGACCTTAA
- a CDS encoding alpha/beta fold hydrolase: MTVSSLTPSRVAENTLHFFRPTSPKPDLPLFLFLPGMDGTGKLFSVQIPRLMDAFEIRCLTIPKTDQSDWETLASKTIDLIDAERKANPKREIYLCGESFGGCLALLVAIVAPQWFSRLILVNPASSFKQRPWLRWGSYLTQWLPDWFYPSSVMGLLPFLASLGRIETSERQALLTAMNSLPQQISAWRLELLQAFKPNEAHLREIDIPVLVIASGADRLLPSVLEAQYLTKTLPNSQMVVLPDSGHACLLENDVDLYAIIQAYSVSEDSDRIVQYQR, translated from the coding sequence ATGACTGTTTCTTCCTTAACACCATCCAGAGTCGCTGAAAACACCCTGCATTTTTTTCGACCAACTTCCCCTAAACCCGATTTACCGTTATTTTTGTTTTTACCGGGAATGGATGGGACAGGGAAACTATTCAGTGTTCAAATTCCCCGGTTGATGGATGCGTTTGAAATTCGGTGTTTAACCATTCCTAAAACTGATCAATCTGACTGGGAAACTTTAGCTTCAAAAACCATTGATTTAATTGATGCAGAGCGTAAAGCTAATCCTAAACGTGAGATTTATTTATGTGGAGAATCCTTTGGGGGGTGTTTAGCTTTATTAGTTGCTATTGTAGCTCCTCAATGGTTCAGCCGTTTAATTTTAGTTAATCCCGCTTCATCCTTTAAACAACGACCTTGGTTAAGATGGGGTTCCTATTTAACTCAATGGCTTCCTGATTGGTTTTATCCGAGTTCGGTGATGGGTTTACTGCCATTTTTAGCTTCTTTAGGACGCATTGAAACATCGGAACGTCAAGCCTTATTAACAGCTATGAATTCATTACCTCAACAAATTTCAGCTTGGCGATTAGAATTATTGCAAGCGTTTAAACCGAATGAAGCCCATCTTCGAGAAATTGATATTCCTGTTTTAGTCATTGCGAGTGGTGCTGATCGATTATTACCTTCTGTTTTAGAAGCCCAATATTTAACTAAAACCTTACCGAATTCTCAAATGGTGGTTTTACCCGATAGTGGTCATGCTTGTTTATTAGAAAATGATGTTGATTTATATGCGATTATTCAGGCTTATTCTGTATCTGAAGACAGCGATCGCATCGTTCAATATCAGAGGTAA
- the fabD gene encoding ACP S-malonyltransferase, producing MTKTAWIFPGQGSQKIGMGAGLFEQSDLKTKLELAENILGWSISEICSDPEDKISKTLYTQPCLYVVETLLVDRLKQEGQSPDYVAGHSLGEYVALYAAGVFDFETGLTLVKRRAELMDSADGGQMAALIGFNSEQLQEQIQKTDNVVLANDNSAAQVVISGTPEAVDQVLANIKVKRAVKLNVSGAFHSPLMAEAATEFQRILDEIPFNNAQVPVLSNVDPTPTTDASLLKQRLTQQMTGSVRWREICLQLSELEVQQVVEIGPGNVLTGLMKRTFPEIVLQNIS from the coding sequence ATGACAAAAACAGCATGGATTTTTCCGGGTCAGGGTTCGCAAAAAATTGGCATGGGAGCAGGTTTATTTGAACAATCTGACCTTAAAACGAAATTAGAATTAGCTGAAAATATTTTGGGGTGGTCTATTTCTGAAATTTGTAGTGATCCAGAAGATAAAATTTCTAAAACTTTGTATACCCAACCCTGCTTATATGTGGTTGAAACTTTACTGGTGGATCGCTTAAAACAGGAAGGTCAATCTCCTGATTATGTGGCGGGTCATAGTTTAGGAGAATATGTAGCTTTATATGCTGCTGGTGTCTTTGATTTTGAAACAGGTTTAACGTTAGTTAAACGTCGGGCTGAATTAATGGATAGTGCCGATGGGGGTCAAATGGCGGCGTTAATTGGGTTTAACTCAGAACAGTTACAAGAACAAATTCAAAAAACAGACAATGTTGTTCTAGCTAATGATAATAGTGCAGCACAAGTTGTGATTTCAGGAACCCCAGAAGCCGTCGATCAAGTGTTAGCAAATATTAAAGTCAAACGAGCCGTTAAATTAAACGTTTCCGGTGCATTTCACTCTCCTTTAATGGCGGAAGCAGCTACAGAATTTCAACGAATTTTAGATGAAATTCCCTTTAACAACGCACAAGTTCCCGTCTTATCCAATGTTGACCCTACCCCCACAACGGATGCAAGTTTGTTAAAACAACGCCTAACTCAACAAATGACGGGTTCTGTCCGGTGGCGAGAAATTTGTTTACAATTATCAGAATTAGAGGTGCAACAAGTGGTGGAAATTGGCCCCGGAAACGTTCTAACGGGTTTAATGAAGCGGACTTTTCCTGAAATTGTGTTGCAAAATATAAGTTAA
- a CDS encoding beta-ketoacyl-ACP synthase III codes for MTITGIAITGCGSATPSVLLDNHGLSQRVETSDEWIASRTGIQHRRLADPNTGLSTLATSAAQEAIAMANLDPAAIDLIILATSTADDLFGSASLIQAQLGATKAVAFDMTAACSGFVFGLVTAAQFIRTGVYQTVLVIGADVLSRWVDWSDRRTCILFGDGAGAVILQADEQEHLLGFEIRSDGRQNQSLNLSYQPQPQEILPGITIGQGTYHPITMNGQEIYRFAVKKVPEVIEKALFRANLTVDQIDWLILHQANQRILDAVAERLNIPSEKVISNLAKYGNTSAASIPLALDEAVREGKIKLGDRIVTSGFGAGLTWGAAVFEWGR; via the coding sequence ATGACAATAACAGGCATTGCAATTACGGGCTGCGGATCTGCTACTCCCTCGGTTTTACTGGATAATCACGGACTGTCTCAACGGGTCGAAACGTCCGATGAATGGATTGCTTCTCGCACGGGAATTCAGCATCGGCGATTAGCTGATCCCAATACTGGGTTAAGTACATTAGCAACATCGGCGGCTCAAGAGGCGATCGCCATGGCGAACCTTGACCCAGCCGCCATTGATTTAATTATCTTAGCGACATCAACGGCTGATGATTTGTTTGGGAGTGCCAGTTTAATTCAAGCTCAATTGGGTGCAACTAAAGCGGTCGCCTTTGATATGACCGCCGCTTGTTCGGGGTTTGTGTTTGGGTTAGTTACCGCCGCCCAATTTATTCGCACAGGGGTCTATCAAACTGTTCTTGTCATTGGTGCTGATGTTCTATCCCGTTGGGTTGATTGGTCAGATCGCAGAACCTGTATTTTATTCGGTGATGGGGCGGGAGCCGTGATTTTACAGGCTGATGAACAGGAGCATTTATTGGGATTTGAAATTAGAAGTGATGGCCGACAAAATCAATCTTTAAATTTATCCTATCAACCCCAACCGCAAGAAATATTACCGGGAATTACGATTGGTCAAGGAACCTATCATCCCATTACGATGAATGGTCAAGAAATCTATCGATTTGCGGTGAAAAAAGTTCCAGAAGTTATCGAAAAAGCATTATTTAGAGCGAATTTAACCGTTGATCAAATCGATTGGTTAATTCTACACCAAGCGAATCAACGTATCTTAGATGCTGTCGCAGAACGGTTAAATATTCCCTCAGAAAAAGTCATTAGTAATTTAGCAAAATATGGTAATACTTCGGCAGCTTCTATTCCTTTAGCTTTAGATGAAGCTGTTCGAGAGGGAAAAATTAAACTCGGCGATCGCATTGTTACATCTGGTTTTGGAGCCGGATTAACCTGGGGGGCTGCCGTGTTTGAATGGGGAAGATAA
- the iscB gene encoding RNA-guided endonuclease IscB, whose protein sequence is MSNLVFVLDTNKKPLTPCKPSMAHKLLTAGKAAVFRRYPFTIILKKVVIATPQLIILKLDPGSQTTGIALVQDEQVIFGAELTHRGQTIKASLESRRLLRRSRRNRHTRYRQARFLNRTRQEGWLAPCLQHRVETTLTWVNKLLRLAPIGSIVQELVRFDLQQLDNPEISGIEYQQGELKGYEIREYLLNKWQRKCAYCGIENVRLQIEHIHPKSQGGSNRISNLCLACEKCNTQKGTQSIELFLTHKPDILKKILSQAKHPLKDATAVNSTRWALFNRLKETGLPISTGSGGLTKFNRTRLNLPKTHWLDAACVGEVNSLQVLTSQPLLIKATGHGSRQMCRTDKFGFPSRYVPRLKFVKGFQTGDIVKAIVSSGHKVGTYIGRVAVRTTGSFNISLKKTLVQGISHKYCSLIHRKDGYLYAT, encoded by the coding sequence ATGTCTAATCTCGTTTTCGTCCTTGATACCAATAAAAAACCACTAACACCATGCAAGCCGTCAATGGCTCATAAGTTGTTAACGGCGGGTAAAGCTGCGGTATTTAGAAGGTATCCATTTACGATTATTCTCAAAAAGGTGGTAATCGCAACTCCGCAATTAATTATTCTCAAATTAGACCCAGGTTCTCAAACTACGGGGATAGCTTTAGTTCAAGATGAGCAAGTTATTTTTGGTGCTGAATTAACCCATCGAGGTCAAACAATAAAAGCGTCTTTGGAGTCCCGTCGTTTATTGCGTCGCTCTCGAAGAAACCGCCATACTCGCTATCGTCAGGCTCGATTTTTAAATCGCACCCGACAAGAGGGTTGGTTAGCACCCTGCTTACAGCATCGAGTAGAAACAACCCTAACTTGGGTGAATAAATTGCTCCGACTCGCACCCATCGGTTCCATTGTTCAAGAGTTAGTAAGATTTGACTTACAACAACTGGATAATCCTGAAATCTCAGGCATTGAATATCAACAAGGGGAATTAAAGGGCTATGAAATTCGGGAATATTTACTGAATAAATGGCAGAGAAAATGTGCTTACTGTGGTATTGAAAATGTGCGTTTACAAATAGAGCATATTCATCCCAAATCTCAGGGTGGAAGTAATCGAATTTCTAACCTATGCCTAGCCTGTGAAAAATGCAATACCCAGAAAGGAACTCAAAGCATTGAGTTATTTCTTACCCATAAACCTGACATTTTAAAGAAGATTTTATCTCAAGCTAAACATCCTCTCAAAGATGCTACAGCCGTTAATTCAACTCGATGGGCATTGTTTAATCGTCTTAAAGAAACAGGCTTACCTATTTCTACGGGTAGTGGTGGTTTAACAAAATTCAATCGAACCCGGTTAAATTTACCAAAAACTCATTGGCTAGATGCAGCCTGTGTTGGAGAAGTTAATTCTTTGCAGGTATTGACTTCTCAACCCTTGTTAATTAAGGCGACAGGACACGGTTCTAGGCAGATGTGTCGCACGGACAAGTTTGGATTCCCATCTCGATATGTTCCCAGGTTGAAATTCGTCAAAGGGTTTCAAACTGGAGATATTGTGAAAGCAATTGTTTCCTCTGGCCATAAAGTGGGAACTTATATTGGTCGTGTGGCAGTTCGTACAACAGGTAGTTTCAATATTTCCTTAAAGAAAACACTTGTACAAGGTATTAGTCACAAATATTGTTCACTTATTCACAGAAAAGATGGTTATTTGTATGCAACATAG